From one Trifolium pratense cultivar HEN17-A07 linkage group LG1, ARS_RC_1.1, whole genome shotgun sequence genomic stretch:
- the LOC123902534 gene encoding xyloglucan galactosyltransferase MUR3-like, translating to MRRRPAAGVLPDQMEKGGAKNQNSRLCCLAFLSAFLWLFLLYFHFVFLRGDNSNATISDQFVHDHTTESTSVSVNHESAEIHVPEVKPLPRKIGLPNPVEIKNYNPPPNNKNYPFIKALKTAENKSDPCGGRYIYVHDLPSRFNEDMLKECKSLSLWTNMCKFTTNAGLGPPLENVEGVFSDTGWYATNQFAVDVIFSNRMKQYQCLTEDSSIAAAIFVPFYAGFDIARYLWGYNISRRDAASLDLVDWLMKRPEWNIMNGKDHFLVAGRITWDFRRLSQEESDWGNKLLFLPAAKNMSMLVVESSPWNANDFGIPYPTYFHPAKDAEVFNWQDRMRGLERKWLFSFAGAPRPGNAKSIRGQLIEQCRSSSVGKLLECDFGESKCHSPSSIMQMFQSSQFCLQPQGDSYTRRSAFDSMLAGCIPVFFHPGSAYTQYTWHLPKNYTKYSVFIPEDDIRKRNMSIEEILGQIPPEQVKIMREEVISLIPGLVYADPRSKLETLKDAFDVAVQAVINKVTNLRKDIIEDHIDKNFIEENSWKYALLDEGKHEVGAHEWDPFFSKPKKDGSGESTDSSAEAAKNSWKNEQRAK from the coding sequence ATGAGACGCCGCCCTGCGGCAGGGGTTCTCCCTGACCAAATGGAAAAGGGAGGAGCTAAGAATCAAAATTCACGCCTTTGCTGTTTAGCATTCCTATCTGCATTCCTTTGGTTGTTTCTCTTATACTTCCATTTTGTGTTTCTTAGAGGAGATAATAGTAATGCAACTATTAGTGATCAATTTGTTCATGATCACACAACCGAATCAACATCTGTTTCTGTTAATCATGAATCTGCCGAAATCCATGTCCCCGAAGTGAAACCCCTTCCTAGAAAGATTGGGTTACCGAATCCGGTGGAGATCAAGAATTACAACCCTCCCCCTAACAATAAAAATTACCCTTTTATTAAAGCTTTGAAAACTGCTGAAAATAAGAGTGATCCTTGTGGGGGAAGGTATATTTATGTGCATGATCTTCCCTCCAGGTTTAATGAGGATATGTTGAAGGAGTGTAAGAGTTTGAGTCTTTGGACTAATATGTGTAAGTTTACTACCAATGCTGGTCTTGGACCTCCGCTTGAGAATGTTGAAGGGGTTTTCTCTGATACTGGTTGGTATGCAACAAATCAGTTTGCTGTTGATGTCATATTTAGCAATCGGATGAAGCAGTATCAATGCTTGACTGAGGATTCTTCCATTGCTGCTGCAATTTTTGTTCCATTTTATGCTGGGTTTGACATTGCACGTTATCTTTGGGGTTATAATATCTCAAGAAGGGATGCCGCTTCGCTTGATCTTGTTGACTGGCTTATGAAGAGACCGGAGTGGAATATAATGAATGGGAAGGATCATTTTCTTGTTGCAGGGAGGATAACTTGGGATTTCCGGAGATTGTCTCAGGAAGAATCAGATTGGGGCAATAAGCTTCTGTTTTTACCAGCAGCGAAGAATATGTCCATGCTTGTGGTAGAGTCTAGCCCATGGAATGCAAATGATTTTGGGATTCCGTATCCTACATACTTCCACCCTGCAAAAGATGCTGAAGTGTTCAATTGGCAGGACAGAATGAGGGGATTAGAGAGGAAGTGGCTTTTCTCATTTGCTGGAGCTCCACGTCCTGGTAATGCCAAATCAATCAGGGGTCAATTGATTGAGCAATGCAGAAGTTCATCGGTTGGTAAACTGTTGGAATGTGACTTTGGTGAAAGCAAATGTCATTCTCCTAGCAGCATAATGCAGATGTTTCAAAGCTCGCAGTTCTGCTTGCAACCTCAGGGCGATTCATATACACGAAGGTCTGCCTTTGATTCAATGTTGGCTGGCTGTATACCCGTCTTCTTCCATCCTGGTTCGGCATACACACAATATACTTGGCATCTTCCTAAGAATTATACCAAGTATTCAGTCTTCATTCCAGAGGACGACATTCGTAAGAGGAATATGAGTATAGAAGAAATACTTGGTCAGATACCTCCTGAACAAGTAAAAATCATGAGAGAAGAGGTCATTAGTCTCATTCCAGGACTAGTATATGCTGACCCTCGCTCTAAGTTAGAAACTCTCAAAGATGCATTTGATGTTGCTGTACAAGCAGTGATTAACAAAGTTACAAATTTGAGGAAGGATATTATTGAAGATCATATCGATAAAAACTTCATTGAGGAGAACAGTTGGAAATATGCTTTGTTGGATGAGGGAAAGCATGAGGTAGGAGCTCATGAATGGGATCCTTTCTTCTCAAAACCAAAAAAGGATGGTAGTGGAGAGTCCACTGATTCATCTGCTGAAGCTGCAAAAAATTCTTGGAAGAATGAGCAAAGAGCTAAATGA
- the LOC123902541 gene encoding photosystem II reaction center PSB28 protein, chloroplastic, which translates to MATLHSLAFSSPLYKSVQKPRSYSVPSIVHGSLNLNSSFNGQYLHVPSLRLPMTTQKTPLHMPVIMMAGKPKIQFIQGTDELTIPDVKLTKSKDGTNGMAIFRFDQPSVFDSSGEVGDITGFYMIDEEGVLQSVDVNAKFVNGKPSGIEAKYIMRTPRDWDRFMRFMERYSNANGLQFIKY; encoded by the exons ATGGCAACTTTGCACTCTCTTGCATTCTCCTCTCCGCTCTACAAGTCAGTACAGAAGCCACGCTCATACTCAG TCCCTTCAATTGTCCATGGAAGCTTGAACTTAAACTCCTCATTCAATGGTCAATATTTACATGTGCCAAGTTTAAGGTTACCAATGACAACTCAAAAAACTCCACTGCATATGCCGGTTATCATGATGGCGGGGAAACCCAAAATACAGTTCATTCAAGGAACTGATGAACTGACAATACCAGATGTGAAGCTGACAAAATCTAAAGATGGAACAAATGGTATGGCTATCTTCAGGTTTGATCAACCTTCAGTTTTTGATTCATCTGGAGAAGTAGGTGACATTACAGGTTTTTACATGATTGATGAGGAAGGAGTCCTTCAATCTGTTGATGTAAATGCTAAATTTGTCAATGGAAAACCCTCTGGAATTGAAGCCAAGTATATAATGCGGACTCCACGGGACTGGGATAGGTTCATGCGATTCATGGAGCGGTACTCTAATGCTAATGGTTTGCAATTCATAAAATATTGA